A single Loxodonta africana isolate mLoxAfr1 chromosome 12, mLoxAfr1.hap2, whole genome shotgun sequence DNA region contains:
- the LOC100671307 gene encoding cytochrome c oxidase assembly protein COX19 isoform X1: MSTAMNFGTKSFQPRPPDKGSFPLDHFGECKSFKEKFMKCLRDNNFENSLCRNESKEYLECRMDRGVGCNRLSRPTLRLGSAQHSFWTQCGRLALRGN; the protein is encoded by the exons ATGTCGACAGCCATGAATTTCGGGACCAAGAGCTTCCAGCCGCGGCCTCCGGACAAAGGCAGCTTCCCGCTGGATCACTTCG GTGAATGTAAAAGCTTTAAAGAGAAGTTCATGAAGTGTCTCCGAGACAATAATTTTGAAAATTCCTTGTGCAGAAATGAGTCAAAAGAatatttagaatgcagaatggaCAG GGGAGTGGGCTGCAACCGGCTGTCCAGGCCCACCCTGAGGCTGGGCTCTGCTCAACACAGCTTCTGGACACAGTGTGGACGTCTAGCCCTCAGAG gCAACTGA
- the LOC100671307 gene encoding cytochrome c oxidase assembly protein COX19 isoform X2, producing the protein MSTAMNFGTKSFQPRPPDKGSFPLDHFGECKSFKEKFMKCLRDNNFENSLCRNESKEYLECRMDRQLMAQEPLEKLGFRDLIDGKPEAKDKC; encoded by the exons ATGTCGACAGCCATGAATTTCGGGACCAAGAGCTTCCAGCCGCGGCCTCCGGACAAAGGCAGCTTCCCGCTGGATCACTTCG GTGAATGTAAAAGCTTTAAAGAGAAGTTCATGAAGTGTCTCCGAGACAATAATTTTGAAAATTCCTTGTGCAGAAATGAGTCAAAAGAatatttagaatgcagaatggaCAG gCAACTGATGGCACAGGAGCCACTGGAAAAACTGGGATTCAGAGATCTGATTGATGGAAAACCAGAAGCAAAAGACAAATGCTGA